Proteins from one Crocosphaera sp. UHCC 0190 genomic window:
- a CDS encoding D-alanyl-D-alanine carboxypeptidase: protein MQELLGFALGSLLANVLGQNQPSLKTVPVVAWQEAKVFDVPTQSDPLVESIVADYLKELASLGFSPGQQGIWIQSDWAYLGDHQAKMPLSAASLTKIATSLAALETWGTKHRFETKIYSKGTLSNGVLNGDLIIQGSGDPLFVWEEAIALGNKLNQLGIREVTGNLIIVDNFYMNFKDDPQISGELLQLGFNSNRWTPLIKQQHQALPPKTPRPQITIKGKVQTQDNLPETAKLLLRHQSLTLAELLKQMNLYSNNAMAEMLAQSVGGAAVVSQMAAKGAKIEPNEVQLINGSGLGVENRISPKAAVGMLMAIEEKLKDNPLTVADLFPMAGRDTTGTVQWRNIPDGVAVKTGTLAQVSALAGVIPTKERGQVWFAIINHGPNVDRFRVEQDRLLQRLAKHWQVMPVISPIKTPEKVTLGDPNRNLTNES, encoded by the coding sequence ATGCAAGAATTACTCGGATTTGCCTTGGGCAGTTTATTGGCCAATGTTTTGGGACAAAATCAACCCTCTCTGAAAACAGTTCCTGTGGTGGCTTGGCAAGAGGCCAAAGTCTTTGATGTCCCTACCCAAAGCGATCCTCTGGTAGAGTCTATTGTGGCTGATTATCTCAAAGAATTAGCGTCTCTGGGATTTTCCCCTGGGCAACAAGGGATCTGGATTCAATCAGATTGGGCCTATTTAGGGGATCATCAAGCTAAGATGCCTCTTTCTGCTGCTTCTTTGACCAAAATTGCTACTTCTTTAGCAGCGTTGGAAACTTGGGGAACGAAACATCGTTTTGAAACCAAGATTTATAGCAAGGGAACCTTAAGCAATGGGGTGTTAAACGGGGATTTAATTATTCAGGGCAGTGGTGATCCCTTGTTTGTTTGGGAAGAAGCGATCGCTTTGGGTAACAAACTCAATCAATTAGGGATTCGGGAGGTTACAGGGAATTTAATTATCGTAGACAATTTTTATATGAATTTTAAGGATGATCCTCAAATTTCCGGGGAATTATTACAATTAGGGTTTAATTCTAATCGTTGGACTCCCCTAATTAAACAACAACATCAAGCTTTACCCCCGAAAACCCCTCGTCCTCAAATTACCATCAAAGGCAAGGTACAAACACAAGATAATCTTCCAGAAACGGCTAAATTACTACTTCGTCATCAATCTTTAACCTTGGCTGAACTTCTTAAACAAATGAATCTGTATAGTAATAATGCGATGGCTGAGATGTTAGCTCAATCTGTCGGTGGTGCGGCTGTGGTGTCCCAAATGGCCGCTAAAGGGGCTAAGATTGAACCCAATGAAGTGCAGTTAATTAATGGCTCAGGGTTAGGGGTAGAAAATCGGATCTCTCCCAAGGCCGCTGTAGGAATGTTAATGGCGATCGAAGAAAAATTAAAAGATAATCCCTTAACGGTAGCTGATTTATTCCCCATGGCGGGACGAGACACCACAGGAACAGTACAATGGCGCAATATTCCTGATGGGGTGGCGGTGAAAACGGGAACTTTGGCCCAAGTGAGTGCCTTAGCTGGTGTGATCCCCACCAAGGAAAGGGGTCAAGTTTGGTTTGCTATTATTAATCATGGCCCGAATGTGGATCGGTTTCGGGTGGAACAGGATCGATTGTTACAAAGATTAGCTAAACATTGGCAAGTAATGCCAGTAATTTCTCCCATAAAAACCCCTGAAAAAGTTACTTTAGGCGATCCTAATCGTAATCTCACAAACGAAAGTTAA